From a single Brassica oleracea var. oleracea cultivar TO1000 chromosome C5, BOL, whole genome shotgun sequence genomic region:
- the LOC106344761 gene encoding LOW QUALITY PROTEIN: uncharacterized protein LOC106344761 (The sequence of the model RefSeq protein was modified relative to this genomic sequence to represent the inferred CDS: deleted 2 bases in 1 codon), translating into MNFGSPLLEYKINHRLEQQRYADDLTMNVETEILRRDCGSTKKGSFSFSSNEFVEHEYSLNKEKLYYLLIVIEAGIDKDNDAQIMINDMILSFCDPTCVKNKSFRGVWTVFLQWSSKESLQWEFNVDTNINAFFIYIEEDLQYKDLMKIVSEDFSIKEEEISLSYEISLDLKSIVEGFPPISIGNTHQLKSFIGKIRAFDGTCRLCVKVCMIFFN; encoded by the exons ATGAACTTTGGATCCCCTCTTCTTGAATACAAAATTAATCACCGTCTGGAGCAACAACGATACGCAGACGACTTGACCATGAACGTCGAGACAGAGATACTCCGACGTGACTGTGGTAGTACCAAGAAGGGTTCATTCTCCTTCTCATCGAACGAATTTGTCGAACATGAATATTCTCTGAACAAAGAGAAACTTTATTATTTGCTGATAGTC ATAGAAGCTGGAATCGATAAGGATAATGATGCTCAGATTATGATCAACGACATGATTTTGTCCTTTTGTGATCCGACATGTGTGAAGAATAAAAGTTTTAGAGGAGTTTGGACAGTATTCTT ACAATGGAGCTCAAAAGAATCTCTCCAGTGGGAGTTTAATGTTGATACGAATATAAATGCATTTTTCATTTACATAGAAGAAGATCTTCAGTACAAAGATTTGATGAAGATTGTCTCCGAAGATTTTAGTATTAAAGAGGAAGAAATAAGTTTGAGTTATGAGATTTCGTTGGACTTGAAGAGTATTGTTGAAGGTTTTCCCCCAATCTCCATAGGAAATACTCACCAGCTCAAAAGTTTCATCGGCAAGATTAGAGCATTTGATGGAACATGTCGGTTGTGTGTTAAGGTTTGTATGATTTTCTTCAACTAA
- the LOC106344762 gene encoding uncharacterized protein LOC106344762, with the protein MMLKDIFGNDHFTEGSKGNIAVEYFRDLFTSSNPVDLETLFEGFNARVTTEINDSLTREVSPEEIKKATFGIKASSSPGEDGLTGFFYQKYWHVVGPKLIQDVQGFFRTSILPAGWNHTQLCLLAKVTDPTEMKVMRPISLCTVQYKIISRIMCKRLKLILPEIISETQGAFVGGRLITDNVIIAHELVHGLGTNEKIGSQSMAVKTDMSKAYDRVEWNFLEVLLERMGFDRKWRDKTRRSSFPFLIYPLEALVHVLNAFEAKGKLHGIKLATSSPPVHHLLFADDSLLLCDADVIESEEITRCLKLYGDASGQLINKAKSSIIFGKGIGDQTKADVKLALGIDKEGGEGTYLGLPECFKGSKQDLLSFIKEKLEGRLQGWYSKTLSQGAKEVLLKSVALALPVYAMSVFRLPKDLCAKITSAIVEYWWSSGDKKRKIPWVAWQKLCKPKEQGGLGFHDIGKFNQALLGKQAWRIWNNPDSLVAKVLKGKYFRRGNFLECGLGSRPSFVWRSIMHGRELLQQGLFRHTGNGISSNVWVEKWIIDTIPRPPMYKANSVVNLALKVSDLLIEGTSVWNQPLLRQTFTPEDVQRILLIKPCVNQEDSVRWGFSKDGRYNTRSGYKLLEALTDFNHPQARVLPPIEKQLWKNLWKIKAPPKIKHFIWRALSGALAVKERLTTRGIQIDTTCSNCSRESESICHMLFVCEKAKEVWDLANIPLPQTGFSRNSVFLNFLHLLKVYNSNEGDSNTRSVFPWLVWELWKARNALAFENKTVTAYTIASRAFEEASSWQKTMILKSNTEIVDDVVRTKEPIGWIKPPSGCLKCNVGSSWVDPHHPSGASWILRGEDGQTIMHSRRSYSFMRSKAEADLWAMHWAVECMHNTHHVNVIFEASSEQLHNVLSEPFYHLEFTVVVQSINQLLNGINGWSLNHALQERNEAAATIAVSDDPNTWTYVSPPNLTKRTDTESMDETAFKRGEADLDQAAGIVDKEQTEKSRVQTLFTVGENVEIASGRKWYPGNVLKTDMRNGVEMVKVEYSTLFQDKKKKTKRLQESVSSDRIRPQPPSEKPEETKSLELMDNVEDMNMMRDSIPELLALPELKHPIGSEPKPKMTINQYSTAAYIKTGPPIIKPEEFDRIRRTFMGPEPLDGSHASPLSQQIETQVYSPNSAQHIEKEQLNEAPDAHTQVFPQM; encoded by the exons ATGATGTTGAAGGACATATTTGGTAATGATCATTTCACAGAGGGGTCTAAAGGGAACATAGCGGTTGAGTACTTTCGTGACCTCTTCACTAGCTCAAACCCGGTTGATCTGGAAACTTTATTTGAAGGTTTCAACGCCAGGGTGACCACCGAGATAAACGATAGTCTGACGAGAGAAGTGTCACCAGAGGAAATTAAGAAGGCGACGTTTGGAATAAAAGCCAGCAGTTCACCAGGGGAAGATGGTCTCACGGGCTTCTTTTACCAAAAGTACTGGCACGTGGTTGGTCCTAAACTGATCCAGGATGTGCAAGGTTTCTTTCGAACGTCTATCCTCCCGGCTGGTTGGAATCATACACAGCTATGCTTGCTAGCTAAGGTTACTGATCCCACAGAGATGAAGGTCATGAGGCCCATAAGTCTTTGTACTGTCCAGTACAAAATTATCTCGAGGATTATGTGTAAAAGACTCAAGCTGATACTCCCAGAGATAATCTCAGAGACACAAGGAGCCTTTGTGGGAGGCCGACTTATCACAGACAATGTGATCATCGCACATGAGCTAGTGCACGGTCTGGGTACGAACGAAAAGATTGGTAGCCAGAGTATGGCTGTGAAAACAGACATGTCGAAAGCCTACGATCGAGTAGAATGGAACTTCCTGGAGGTTTTGTTGGAGAGAATGGGCTTTGATAGAAAATGG AGGGATAAGACAAGGAGATCCTCTTTCCCCTTTCTTATTTATCCTTTGGAAGCGTTGGTTCATGTTCTGAATGCGTTTGAAGCAAAAGGGAAATTACATGGGATCAAGCTAGCTACATCTAGTCCTCCAGTCCATCACTTGCTGTTCGCCGATGATAGCTTATTGCTATGTGACGCGGATGTCATAGAAAGCGAGGAAATAACCAGATGTTTGAAACTATATGGAGATGCATCTGGACAGTTAATCAACAAGGCCAAGTCGTCAATTATCTTTGGAAAAGGCATTGGGGATCAAACTAAGGCGGATGTCAAGCTAGCTTTGGGCATCGACAAGGAAGGGGGTGAAGGGACTTACTTGGGGTTGCCTGAGTGTTTCAAAGGCTCAAAACAGGACCTTTTAAGTTTCATTAAAGAGAAGCTGGAAGGCAGACTCCAAGGCTGGTACTCTAAAACCCTATCGCAAGGTGCAAAAGAAGTACTGTTAAAATCAGTGGCCTTAGCACTTCCAGTTTATGCTATGTCAGTGTTCAGGTTACCCAAAGATCTGTGTGCGAAGATCACTAGCGCTATTGTGGAGTACTGGTGGAGCAGTGGAGATAAGAAAAGAAAGATTCCATGGGTAGCGTGGCAAAAACTATGTAAACCTAAGGAGCAAGGAGGTCTTGGCTTCCATGATATTGGCAAGTTTAATCAAGCTCTACTAGGGAAACAAGCATGGAGAATCTGGAACAATCCAGACTCATTGGTGGCCAAAGTACTCAAAGGTAAATACTTCAGAAGAGGCAACTTCCTGGAATGTGGTTTGGGCTCGCGTCCTTCCTTTGTGTGGAGAAGCATCATGCATGGCAGAGAGCTCCTACAACAAGGTCTTTTTAGACATACTGGAAATGGTATCAGCTCCAACGTGTGGGTTGAAAAGTGGATTATTGATACTATTCCTCGACCGCCAATGTACAAAGCAAACAGTGTTGTTAACTTGGCCCTTAAGGTATCTGATCTTCTTATCGAGGGGACTAGCGTTTGGAATCAACCCTTGCTAAGACAAACCTTCACGCCTGAGGATGTCCAAAGGATCCTGTTGATAAAACCTTGTGTGAATCAGGAAGATTCAGTCCGATGGGGTTTCAGTAAAGATGGAAGATACAATACTCGGAGTGGATATAAGCTCTTAGAAGCCCTGACTGACTTCAATCATCCCCAAGCTCGCGTCTTGCCACCGATCGAAAAACAGTTGTGGAAGAATCTCTGGAAAATCAAAGCGCCTCCAAAGATTAAACACTTTATTTGGAGAGCTCTATCGGGAGCTTTGGCAGTTAAGGAGCGTCTTACCACTCGGGGTATTCAGATTGATACCACTTGCTCTAACTGTTCAAGAGAATCTGAAAGCATTTGCCATATGCTTTTCGTTTGTGAAAAGGCAAAAGAAGTTTGGGACCTTGCCAACATTCCATTACCTCAAACTGGTTTTTCAAGGAACTCTGTATTCCTAAACTTCTTACATCTCTTGAAGGTATACAATTCAAATGAGGGGGATTCCAATACGCGAAGTGTTTTCCCTTGGCTTGTATGGGAATTATGGAAGGCGAGGAATGCACTGGCCTTTGAAAACAAGACGGTAACGGCCTACACCATTGCATCTAGGGCCTTTGAGGAAGCTTCCTCATGGCAGAAGACCATGATCCTCAAGTCAAACACGGAGATAGTAGATGATGTGGTAAGAACAAAAGAACCTATTGGGTGGATTAAGCCACCGTCTGGATGTTTGAAGTGTAACGTGGGTTCATCATGGGTAGACCCTCATCACCCGAGTGGAGCTTCGTGGATTCTTCGTGGAGAAGATGGTCAAACCATTATGCATAGCAGACGTTCATACTCCTTCATGCGATCCAAAGCGGAAGCAGATCTATGGGCAATGCACTGGGCGGTGGAATGCATGCATAACACTCACCATGTCAACGTTATCTTCGAAGCTTCATCTGAACAACTCCATAATGTCCTTTCTGAGCCATTTTACCACCTTGAGTTCACTGTTGTGGTGCAATCTATAAACCAACTTCTCAATGGGATTAATGGATGGAGCCTTAACCACGCCTTGCAAGAACGTAATGAGGCAGCTGCAACTATCGCCGTGAGT GATGATCCAAACACTTGGACTTATGTTTCTCCTCCAAATTTGACAAAAAGA ACTGACACAGAGTCGATGGATGAGACGGCTTTTAAACGCGGTGAAGCAGATCTTGATCAAGCAGCTGGAATTGTTGACAAAGAG CAAACTGAAAAAAGCAGAGTTCAAACTCTCTTTACGGTCGGTGAGAATGTGGAGATTGCATCTGGTCGAAAATGGTATCCAGGAAATGTGTTGAAGACAGATATGCGTAATGGAGTTGAGATGGTGAAGGTTGAGTACTCAACACTGTTTCAGGACAAAAAGAAAAAGACAAAGAGACTTCAGGAAAGTGTATCCAGTGACAGAATCCGTCCTCAACCACCATCTGAGAAACCTGAAGAGACGAAAAGTTTGGAACTGATGGATAACGTGGAG GACATGAACATGATGAGAGATTCAATACCTGAATTACTAGCACTGCCTGAACTCAAGCATCCTATTGGATCAGAGCCAAAGCCAAAAATGACAATAAACCAATACTCGACCGCTGCTTATATCAAAACAGGTCCGCCTATTATCAAGCCAGAAGAGTTTGACAGAATCCGAAGGACTTTTATGGGACCT GAGCCATTGGATGGATCACACGCATCTCCATTGTCTCAACAGATTGAGACTCAGGTGTATTCTCCTAACTCGGCACAACAC ATTGAGAAAGAGCAATTGAATGAGGCACCTGATGCTCATACTCAAGTTTTTCCTCAAATGTGA
- the LOC106344763 gene encoding uncharacterized protein At4g02000-like has protein sequence MADKLHNAIRSLSIEDDDPVTLPDDPKFRVFDANATSLMGRLLNPDCQPMAKMINYMPTAWRVHGRVRGIALSRDRFQFIFQREEDLLTVLRDRPWSYNHWTMLLERWTPNPPASFLTSLDVWIRIRNIPVNYYTSDTMYALAKKIGRVVELAYDPKVSQTTDYVRAKVCFNVENPALEAKNLIIPEEVVVIKYEYEKIHKRCFSCLRLTHEKAHCPFLKRAQANRGGTSKEGEAIRNTQIPALLAAPLESPPGFPTMFPELSKEDRQAAMMYVSHADETERRARILRVQHSIENAKDDDTSVPIRISHNLNKDKGLVFGYSHGDDSNSESNNTNTLHAVSAPALLKDKEDRAATSGEQSASSNFQINGSTVFRLGNTTSSGYTGTSSSKRIDRKRPPAWVRRVRTNRYDASAIAVSQGAVQPMEGSGKRKPEDNKGQSSDYVGAEGSKKPNTNKISVASSLKPLPSQ, from the coding sequence ATGGCCGACAAACTTCACAACGCCATACGATCCTTGTCCATCGAAGATGATGATCCGGTAACATTACCAGACGATCCGAAATTCCGGGTTTTTGATGCTAACGCTACCAGTTTGATGGGGAGGCTTTTGAATCCGGATTGCCAACCAATGGCCAAGATGATCAACTATATGCCCACGGCTTGGAGAGTGCATGGTAGGGTACGAGGGATTGCCCTTTCTCGTGACAGATTCCAGTTTATCTTCCAGCGGGAAGAGGATCTCTTAACTGTCTTAAGAGATCGGCCTTGGTCTTACAACCACTGGACAATGCTCTTGGAGAGATGGACCCCAAATCCGCCAGCCTCGTTCCTTACATCTTTGGACGTCTGGATCAGGATAAGGAATATACCGGTGAACTATTATACATCTGATACGATGTATGCCCTCGCTAAGAAGATTGGCAGGGTGGTGGAGTTGGCCTATGACCCAAAGGTTTCGCAAACGACTGATTACGTGCGTGCCAAGGTATGCTTCAATGTGGAGAACCCAGCCTTGGAGGCTAAGAATCTCATAATACCGGAGGAGGTAGTGGTCATTAAGTACGAATATGAGAAGATTCATAAAAGATGTTTCTCATGTCTTCGCTTGACACATGAAAAAGCTCACTGTCCTTTCCTTAAAAGGGCACAGGCGAACAGAGGTGGAACATCTAAAGAAGGGGAAGCTATTAGAAATACTCAGATACCAGCGCTGCTAGCTGCGCCTCTGGAATCGCCTCCGGGTTTTCCTACGATGTTTCCAGAACTATCTAAAGAAGATAGGCAAGCGGCCATGATGTATGTCTCCCATGCGGACGAGACTGAGAGGAGAGCTAGAATCTTACGTGTCCAACATTCCATCGAAAATGCGAAAGATGATGACACAAGTGTGCCTATCAGAATATCCCACAACCTCAACAAAGATAAAGGGCTGGTGTTTGGCTATAGCCATGGTGATGATAGCAACAGCGAGAGCAATAATACCAATACTCTTCATGCTGTCTCGGCCCCTGCTTTGCTAAAAGATAAAGAGGACAGAGCTGCTACCTCTGGGGAACAGAGTGCTTCATCCAACTTTCAGATTAACGGTTCAACGGTTTTCAGATTGGGTAACACTACTTCATCTGGATATACCGGAACTTCGAGTTCTAAAAGGATTGATCGGAAAAGACCACCAGCCTGGGTGAGAAGAGTGAGAACAAACAGGTACGACGCTAGTGCTATTGCTGTTTCACAAGGAGCAGTTCAGCCCATGGAGGGATCGGGGAAACGTAAGCCAGAGGACAATAAGGGTCAGAGCTCAGACTACGTTGGAGCAGAGGGATCTAAGAAACCAAACACAAACAAAATTTCGGTGGCTTCCAGTTTGAAGCCGCTGCCATCCCAATGA